The Corynebacterium felinum DNA segment GCGGAATGAGTGAAATCAATCATATTGATGCTGCTAACGGAACTATTAACGTTCTTGTTGACTTTGTCATGTTCGAATATTTGCAAAGTTTGGATGTTGTGCTCGATGCCACTTTTCCTCAGGTGGATAAACGTATCTATTTCAGTCAAATTGATCCTGATACCGCTAGGCATTGCGATGCATCCATCAGCACCACACATGGTCGCCTTAATGTCACCTATAGCTACGGTGGCGATGGCAAGCCTACTAAGGATGAGTTGTGTTGGAAGGTGTATGAAATCCTTGAAAAACTACGTACCAAAGGCAACTTCACCTAAACATCCTCAGCACCAACAACCACCATTTACCCCCGCATAGGGGTGGAGAGCGTGGGGTGGGAAAAATTTTGGGAACGCACACCCTGATTTTCCAGTCTTTATATATAAGGGAATAAAACCCTAGGCCAGCACACATCTTTGGGAGGATTAATGCGGACACGTATTCTCACAGCACTCGTTGCTTGTGGTGTGGCGGTATCTGGCTGCGCACCACCACAGGGCATCCAATCCGCGGACAGCACGACTACTGAAGAAACCTACCCCTTTGAAACCT contains these protein-coding regions:
- a CDS encoding DUF3558 family protein; translation: MRTRILTALVACGVAVSGCAPPQDTQSAHSTTTEETYPFETWESPPKPTMIPLPPDREYVEAFDIHDRSQTLYDPCDGLTTTQLAEIGLEKTGGTDRHSKPLIHCGMSEINHIDAANGTINVLVDFVMFEYLQSLDVVLDATFPQVDKRIYFSQIDPDTARHCDASISTTHGRLNVTYSYGGDGKPTKDELCWKVYEILEKLRTKGNFT